Part of the Carnobacterium pleistocenium FTR1 genome is shown below.
TATATGCTCCTGGTTATGGAATTGACATACCTTCTAAAAATTTGAACTTTTCCAAGTTAGTTAAAAACAGAGAAACTTTTATTGAACGATTACACGGTAGTTACAAGAATGGTTTAGCTAGTAATGCCGTTGATTTAATAGACGGCTATGCGAAGTTTATTGATAATAATACTGTTGAAGTAAATGGGGAACAATATACGGCAGATCACATTTTAATTGCAACAGGTGGACGACCTGAATTTCCAACCATTCCAGGAGCTGAATACGGCATAGATTCGGATGGCTTTTTTGAACTAACAGAATTGCCAAAACGAACAGCTATCGTAGGAGCAGGTTACATTGCAGTAGAATTAGCAGGCGTATTACATGGATTAGGATCCGATACGCATCTATTTGTTCGCCAACATGCACCATTAAGAAATTTTGATTCGATCATCGTTGAGGGAATACTCGAAACAATGGAACGAGAAGGAGCTACTCTTCATACGTATGCGACTCCTAAAAAAGTAGAAAAGAATGATGATGGTAGCCTGACTCTTTATTTAGAAGATGGAACAACTCACGAAACAGATACACTCATTTGGGCAATCGGCCGTAAGCCAAACACAGAAAATTTAAATTTAGAAGTGACGGATGTTAAAGTTAATGATGGCGGATATATTGTTGTTGATGAATTACAAAATACAACAGCAACAGGTATATATGCCATCGGAGATGTAACCGGCCGTATTGAATTAACACCAGTTGCGATTGCAGCAGGAAGACGCCTTTCAGAGCGTTTATTCAATTGTAAACCATTAGAGCATTTAGATTATGATAATATACCAACAGTTGTTTTTACTCACCCACCAATTGGGACAGTAGGTATGACTGAAGAACAAGCCGTTGATAAGTTTGGTAAATTGCACATAAAAACATATGAGTCAAGATTTACTGCTATGCACAGTTCTATTACAGAAAATAGACAAAAGACTTATATGAAATTAGTTTGTTATGGACCAGAAGAAAAAGTTGTTGGCCTCCACGGAATGGGAGCAGGAATGGATGAAATGCTTCAAGGTTTCGCTGTAGCCATTAAAATGGGCGCGACTAAAGCTGATTTTGATAACACGGTAGCTATCCATCCTACTGGAGCTGAAGAATTCGTTACAATGACTTAATTAAGTTAGAAATAATTCCTTTTTTGAAACTTACTTTTCCATCATGGAAGAGTAAGTTTTTTTTGCTTCGCTTGTTCGTCAAAGTTGATTTGACGGTGAAGTGAGTCTCTCTTTTGGTTCTACTTGTTCGTCAAAAGTCGTTTCATGGAAGAGTGGCACCTCAAGTAATCAAAAAAGCCAGGAAAATTAGTCAAAACAAAGAAAACGCACTCTGATTATGATGATTTACCTCATCAAATCAGCGTGCGTTTTCTAAAGAGCATTTATCTAATAGCATTTTTTAAGAAAGTAAGTTTTAAAGCACTGAAACAAATCAGTACCAAGAACCATCAGGTGTATAGTGAAAGATCGTCCCATTTTTGAAAGTGATAGAAACAAAATTTTGTTTAGAATCGTCATCGATCTCAATAATATTATCGACCGCATACTCAGGTGGATTCTGTAATGTTTCCATGTGACGAGCGTAAACTAAACTAAGAACCTGTAATTGTTCTTCATCTAAATCGGAATAGCCTTTGACTTGAGTTAATTGTGATAACATAACAATCCCTCCTAATGACGTATCTCTTATTTCCTAATTATACTATCAATCAAAAATAAAATAAAAAAAAGTGACTCAAGATCCTTTGTTTTCACTAATACGATATTGATAAGGTAGCTTCACAAAAATTACGCGTAACCCCATTTTTCATGACTGCTGTAATGAGTAAGAGAGTACTTGTATAAAAAGAGAGCGTTTAACAATTAAAAACAAATAAGAGAATATACAGCTAAATTACTCGATAATGCTAGATATATCTGCTTTCTCAATAGAAAACACGAACTATCTAACGAATAAATTGTTGTAATATCATTTTTTTGTTGTTTTTCAGAAAAATATCTTTTATAATAAACTAGCAATGTTTAGAACCGAATATAATTAAGCGATATGGGCTTTAAGTTTCTACCGGACACCGTAAATGTTCAGACTATTGGTTTTAAATAAACTTGTTTTTGGTTTATTTAGAGATACATTAGAAGCATTTAGAATAACTGTGATTTTTTATATTGATTTTTTTGCAATCATAGCTCAATAAGCAGTTAGGTAGAAAAACTGAAACTCGATTGATTTAAGTATAACGGTTCACTTTGTAATATAAAAAAGTGGGGAACTAATAAAATGGAAAATTTTTTCAAACTGAAAGAAAATGGAACGACAGTAACTACTGAAATCATGGCAGGGCTGACAACTTTCTTCGCAATGTCTTATATTATTTTTGTTAACCCAGCAATTCTTTCTTTAACAGGTATGCCTACGCAAGCCGTTTTCTTATCTACTATCATAGCGGCTACTGTTGGTACGTTAGTAATGGGGTTATTTGCAAATGTACCTTATGCGCAAGCTCCAGGTATGGGATTAAATGCATTCTTCACGTATACAGTTGTTTTTGCATTAGGTTTTTCATGGCAAGAAGCTTTAGCAATGGTCTTTATCTGTGGAATAGTTAATGTTCTAATTACAGTAACAAAAATACGTAAATCAATTATTCATTCCATTCCAGAAAGTCTACAACATGCTATTAGTGCTGGAATCGGTGTTTTTGTTGCTTATATTGGAATCAAAAATGCTGGTTTTCTTCAGTTTACTTCTGAACCTGGAAATATCCAAGCCATCAATAATGCACCTTTTGATGCAACAGGTTCTTACGCTGAAGGTATTTCAAGTGTTATAACGGGTGGAGGAATTGTTCCTGCACTAGTTAGTTTTACAAGTCCAGGAGCTTTATTAGCCTTGATAGGTTTAATCATTACTACGATTTTACTAATAAGAAATGTTAAAGGAGCTATTTTGATTGGGATCATCGTTACAACCATTATTGGAATTCCAATGGGCGTTGTTGACGTATCGGTCGTATCTAATCCGGCTAATTCATTAGGAAACGCTTTTTCTGAGTTAGGAACAACTTTTGGTGCTGCATTCGGTAATGAAGGAATGATTTCATTATTTACAGATGTAGCACGCTTACCATTAGTCATCATGACGGTTTTTGCTTTTAGTTTATCTGATATATTTGACACGATTGGAACTTTCATTGGAACTGGTCGAAAAACAGGTATCTTTAGTGCAGAAGATGAACTTGCGCTAGATAACAGTACTGGATTCAAAACAAAAATGGACAAAGCATTATTTGCAGATGCAATCGCAACTTCTGCAGGAGCTCTTTTTGGAACATCTAATACAACGACTTATGTTGAAAGTGCAGCTGGTATCGCTGCTGGTGGAAGAACAGGTTTAACAAGTGTAGTGGTAGCTGTATTGTTTTTATTGACAAGCCTATTCTCACCATTTGTAGCTCTTGTGCCAACTCAAGCAACCTCTGCTTCTTTAATCTTAGTAGGTGTGATGATGATGTCATCGTTTTTAGAAATCAATTGGGAAAATCTTGAAGAAGCTATCCCAGCATTTTTTGCTTCAATTTTTATGGGGCTATCATATAGCATTTCATATGGTATTGCTGCTGGATTTATCTTCTATGTGATCGTTAAGGTAGCTAAAGGAAAAATAAAAGATATTCACCCCGTTTTATGGGTATCAACAGGATTGTTTGTTCTTAATTTCATAATCATGGCTTTCATTTAAAAGAAGTATGACAGAAAAAGATTTAGATCTGCTTTTGGAATACAGTATAAACTAAATAGTCAGCTATGTAAAAATCATCTTGATCTAAGTAGGGGAACCTGAATTGGTCAAGGTGTTTTTTTGTTGATTTATAAAGACTACGAGTCAAATGATGTGGCTGCTTCAAGATAAAATTTTTCTGGAATGTACGGGTTTGCTTGTGGAAAGCCATGGGAACGTCTGTAAGTGTCATTCTAAAACGTGTTCCAAGCAGACCCAACGTGCACTTTGTCATGACTGTAGTTGCTTCAGCTACGTACAGGCATGATACACTTAGGCGTAGCCTACATGCTTTCGCAAGGTGGTCGGTGACCATCCTGCGCTTATTCGTTCCAGTTGCCCTAGCTCTTGTGGCTTTAGCCACATTAGAGATAAGGTATGAGTTAGAAGATTTCGGGTCTGAACGCTTTTAGTCACACTCTCTTCAAACAAATCGTAATCGCGCTAAAGCGCAAACGTTTTGTAATTCTTATTGAATCCAGTTCACGGCTACAAGCAACCCCTATTCCTCCAGTAATTTTGGAACGAGTTATTTAATTCATTTATTTAGCCATACCAGAAATTATACAGCCTATTCTTTATGATTTAGAAAATACTTCTCAAGTTGGATTGCAAAATTTGAAACTTCTTGTACAATAAATAAAATGAACGGAAAGTAGGGAATAGAAATGGATGATTTAAAAGAGATATTAGATAAATCAATCAAAGGAATCAAAGGTTATTTTAAAGCAGAATTAAAATTGGCTACACTGACTTTTGTTCTGCTATGTATCGGATTTTATATTATAGGAATCGATTATTGGGGAATCAAAGCATTAGGCATTGCTATAGTGGACATTATCCCGATAGTAGGAAGTGGTATTATCATGATTCCGTGGGCACTTATCCACTTTTTGATGGGGAATACAACTATTGCTTGGCAAATAGGCCTAGTGTATATCGTGATCACTGTGATTCGCCAAATCGCTGAGCCGTTTGTTACTGGAAGAGAAATTGGGGTAAGGCCTCTTTATACATTTATTGTAACGGCTGTATGCATGCTTATTTTTGGACCCCTAGGAGCATTAGTAGGAGCAGCGGCAGCAATTGTTATAAAGGCTGTTTATGAAGTGAAAATGATTCGAGAAAGTGATCTGAATGAATAGGATCATCAAAAAGATGACATTGTTTCTCTAACTGTACAATATTTGGTGTGGATGAAGAAATTCAGTCACACCAATTTTTTATACCAAAAATAAAATCCATTCATCCCAGAAGACTTTTTACCAATAAATATTAGTCTTCATTAAAATAACCATGCAGCTTAAAGCCATCATCTTTAGGTTGATAGCCAATATCTACTCTAGCTTGATCGATATCTAAACGCGGAAAAGTGTTATTTGAAAGTCCATTGACTAGTAAGAAAGGTTCTTTTAAAGTCGCGGATAAACAACAGTCAATAAGATGGCACATATCTCTCCCTGATAAGTAATTCGCCATTGCTTCGGGTGTATTCATCGCAGGCAAATCGTCATTTTTAAAGTCACCAATTCGAAGACCAATGGATTCTAACCCAGTTGTAAAAGCATAATGACTAGCTAATCCTTCTAAATATACTTTGGATACACCATATAGATCAGCAGGCCGAACGGGATCATTTGTAGCAATCTGTACATTTTGAGGATAAGCGTCAACAGCATGAATCGAACTGGCAAAAATGATCCGCTTGACGGAATCAGTTTTTGAAGCCTCAAGGTAAAGATTATGTGGAAGTTGATAATTTAACGGTAAAAGACTAGCATAAAATTCTGCTTCTGGGCTAGGATCTCCAGCTAATTGAATGACATATTCAATCCCATCCAATAAACCATGCCAATTATCTAAAACAGATAGATCTAATTCTTTTGTTTGGGTATCTTTTACAAATTCTTTATCAGAATCAGAAAATGCAACATCAACTAATGTCAAATGATGTTTCTTTTTTAAATGAGTCGTTAGTACTTTGCCAATTCTTCCTTTCGCTCCAGTAATCAAAATTCTAGCCATATTATGTCCTCCTTAGTAAAGTGAATGTATAATAAATAGTGTTGCTACTTCAAATTAAAGTCAGTTAAGTGAAAAAAGAGTACCACGTTAGCAGTACTCTTAAGGGGAAAACAAAGTTAATGATTATTTGTCGTCTTTGTCGTTTAATTTCTCTTTTGTTTTACCGACTGTTTTTTCAACTTCGCCTTTAGCTTTTTGAGCTTTACCTTCGGCTTGTTTGCTATGATCGTTTGTAGCATCACCATAAGAATCTTTAGCTTCGCCAACAATCTTATCTTTAATACCTTTAGCTTTATCTTTCATTCCGTTATCTTTGTCCATGTGTATTTCCTCCTATGAAACTAAATTTTTTTACAGTGGTCATTTTCCTGTCCAAATAGTACATCATTACAATAACTATCTGGAAATGAAATAGGAATCGTCTTACAAATAAAGCATAACTTGTTGGAAATTAAAAATCAACTGATACGCTTTCAAAAGAACATTCGAAATTAGACAGTTAAGTTTTCACGAGATATGTGCTAAAATAAAATTATCATAATGGACTAGTCGTATAAAAAAAGGAGCTTTTCATGAAGTTATTGGCAATAGACACTTCTAATCAAGCAATGAGTATTGCAGTATTAGAGGATCAAAAAGTTATCGGAGAAATCACAACAAATATCAAACGCAATCATAGCGAACGCTTAATGCCAGCTATTGATGACTTGATGAAAGATGTACAATGGCAACCTAGTGAACTAGACCGAATAGTAGTAGCTAAAGGACCTGGTTCCTATACAGGATTACGAATTGGTGTAACGATTGCCAAAACGTTAGCGTGGACTCTAGGAATCGAGTTAGTAGGAATTTCGAGTCTGGAAATGTTAGCTGGAAATTGTGAAGCTTCATCACACTATCTTGTCCCTTTATTTGATGCTCGTCGAAGCAATATTTATACAGGTTTATATCAATGGCAGAATGGGAAATTGATTCAAATCGAAGCAGATAAGCATATTGCAGCAGAACAATGGGCTAAATATTTAAGTGGAAAAGAAGGAACATTCGAATTGATTGGAGAAGACCGTTTCTTATACAAAGACATATTTGAACGTTATCTAACGAACCGGGTGTATGAAGCGCCACTAAAAGACCATCTTCCTAAAGCGAGTGTATTAGGGTTATTAGGTTTAACAGGAGAGCCTGTTGATGCTCACACGTTTACGCCTGATTACTTGAAATTGGCAGAAGCGGAGGAAAATTGGCGCAAAGAACACCCAGATCAACTGGAGGAAGTTTATGTTGAAAAAATTTAAGCAATGGTTTAGTAATGAAGAAATAGATGAATTTAGTCAAATAATCCATAGTAAGAATTTGGCTAAGCGCTCAAGACTAGCAAAAGAAACCGTTCAGTTGAGTGATGGTTCTTTCTTAAAAGTATCAATTGGATCCGTACTAGATATTCCCGATATTCTAGAAATAGAAACTCTTTGCTACAATGGTAAAGCTCCGTGGAATAAAAAAGCGTTAGAACAAGAAATCAAGCAT
Proteins encoded:
- a CDS encoding NAD-dependent epimerase/dehydratase family protein, giving the protein MARILITGAKGRIGKVLTTHLKKKHHLTLVDVAFSDSDKEFVKDTQTKELDLSVLDNWHGLLDGIEYVIQLAGDPSPEAEFYASLLPLNYQLPHNLYLEASKTDSVKRIIFASSIHAVDAYPQNVQIATNDPVRPADLYGVSKVYLEGLASHYAFTTGLESIGLRIGDFKNDDLPAMNTPEAMANYLSGRDMCHLIDCCLSATLKEPFLLVNGLSNNTFPRLDIDQARVDIGYQPKDDGFKLHGYFNED
- the gorA gene encoding glutathione-disulfide reductase, translated to MVEKYDYIAIGGGSGGIASINRAGKHGAKGALIESNVIGGTCVNVGCVPKKIMWHGAQMMEEMNLYAPGYGIDIPSKNLNFSKLVKNRETFIERLHGSYKNGLASNAVDLIDGYAKFIDNNTVEVNGEQYTADHILIATGGRPEFPTIPGAEYGIDSDGFFELTELPKRTAIVGAGYIAVELAGVLHGLGSDTHLFVRQHAPLRNFDSIIVEGILETMEREGATLHTYATPKKVEKNDDGSLTLYLEDGTTHETDTLIWAIGRKPNTENLNLEVTDVKVNDGGYIVVDELQNTTATGIYAIGDVTGRIELTPVAIAAGRRLSERLFNCKPLEHLDYDNIPTVVFTHPPIGTVGMTEEQAVDKFGKLHIKTYESRFTAMHSSITENRQKTYMKLVCYGPEEKVVGLHGMGAGMDEMLQGFAVAIKMGATKADFDNTVAIHPTGAEEFVTMT
- a CDS encoding CsbD family protein; its protein translation is MDKDNGMKDKAKGIKDKIVGEAKDSYGDATNDHSKQAEGKAQKAKGEVEKTVGKTKEKLNDKDDK
- a CDS encoding NCS2 family permease; its protein translation is MENFFKLKENGTTVTTEIMAGLTTFFAMSYIIFVNPAILSLTGMPTQAVFLSTIIAATVGTLVMGLFANVPYAQAPGMGLNAFFTYTVVFALGFSWQEALAMVFICGIVNVLITVTKIRKSIIHSIPESLQHAISAGIGVFVAYIGIKNAGFLQFTSEPGNIQAINNAPFDATGSYAEGISSVITGGGIVPALVSFTSPGALLALIGLIITTILLIRNVKGAILIGIIVTTIIGIPMGVVDVSVVSNPANSLGNAFSELGTTFGAAFGNEGMISLFTDVARLPLVIMTVFAFSLSDIFDTIGTFIGTGRKTGIFSAEDELALDNSTGFKTKMDKALFADAIATSAGALFGTSNTTTYVESAAGIAAGGRTGLTSVVVAVLFLLTSLFSPFVALVPTQATSASLILVGVMMMSSFLEINWENLEEAIPAFFASIFMGLSYSISYGIAAGFIFYVIVKVAKGKIKDIHPVLWVSTGLFVLNFIIMAFI
- the tsaB gene encoding tRNA (adenosine(37)-N6)-threonylcarbamoyltransferase complex dimerization subunit type 1 TsaB, producing MKLLAIDTSNQAMSIAVLEDQKVIGEITTNIKRNHSERLMPAIDDLMKDVQWQPSELDRIVVAKGPGSYTGLRIGVTIAKTLAWTLGIELVGISSLEMLAGNCEASSHYLVPLFDARRSNIYTGLYQWQNGKLIQIEADKHIAAEQWAKYLSGKEGTFELIGEDRFLYKDIFERYLTNRVYEAPLKDHLPKASVLGLLGLTGEPVDAHTFTPDYLKLAEAEENWRKEHPDQLEEVYVEKI
- a CDS encoding AI-2E family transporter, whose protein sequence is MDDLKEILDKSIKGIKGYFKAELKLATLTFVLLCIGFYIIGIDYWGIKALGIAIVDIIPIVGSGIIMIPWALIHFLMGNTTIAWQIGLVYIVITVIRQIAEPFVTGREIGVRPLYTFIVTAVCMLIFGPLGALVGAAAAIVIKAVYEVKMIRESDLNE